From Coturnix japonica isolate 7356 chromosome 1, Coturnix japonica 2.1, whole genome shotgun sequence, the proteins below share one genomic window:
- the LRRC10 gene encoding leucine-rich repeat-containing protein 10 encodes MGNSLKAIVAFVPSDECQKYLLEDLEEMPVDRMVDLSGRQLRRLPLHICSFRELVKLYLSNNNLTQLPPELEQLQNLQILALDFNNFRALPLAVCTLKQLCILYLGNNKLCSLPLELRLLQNLRTLWIESNCLQQLPDVVCELSLLKTLHAGSNALRTLPTRLRGLRELRSIWLSGNLLAEFPPVLLHMPSLEVIDVDRNSIRFFPSLAHMHSLKLVIYDHNPCRNAPKVAKGVRRVGRWSEESPEPRKRSGAVIEISLSEIPSPPLASKAEPDDC; translated from the coding sequence ATGGGCAACAGCCTGAAAGCCATCGTCGCTTTTGTGCCCTCTGATGAGTGCCAGAAGTACCTGCTGGAGGACCTGGAGGAGATGCCCGTGGACAGAATGGTGGACCTGAGCGGCAGGCAGCTGCGGAGGCTGCCCCTGCACATCTGCTCCTTCAGGGAGCTGGTCAAGCTGTACCTGAGCAACAACAACCTGACACAGCTCCCCcctgagctggagcagctgcagaaccTGCAGATTCTGGCACTGGACTTCAACAACTTCCGAGCTCTGCCGCTGGCCGTGTGCACGCtgaagcagctctgcatcctctACCTGGGCAACAACAAGCTGTGCAGCCTGCCCCTGGAGCTGCGGCTCCTGCAGAACCTCAGGACGCTCTGGATCGAGTCCaactgcctgcagcagctgcccgACGTGGTGTGTGAGCTCAGCCTGCTCAAGACGCTGCACGCCGGCTCCAACGCGCTGCGCACGCTGCCCACCCGCCTGCGGGGCCTGCGTGAGCTGCGTTCCATCTGGCTCTCGGGCAACTTGCTGGCCGAGTTCCCCCCCGTGCTCCTGCACATGCCTTCTCTCGAGGTGATCGACGTGGACCGCAACTCCATCCGTTTCTTCCCCAGCCTGGCCCACATGCACAGCCTCAAGCTGGTGATTTACGACCACAACCCCTGCCGCAATGCCCCCAAGGTGGCCAAGGGGGTGCGCAGGGTGGGGAGGTGGTCGGAGGAGAGCCCTGAGCCCCGCAAGCGCTCTGGGGCTGTGATTGAAATCTCGCTCAGTGAGATACCATCACCACCTCTCGCCAGCAAAGCTGAGCCAGATGACTGCTGA
- the FRS2 gene encoding fibroblast growth factor receptor substrate 2, whose translation MGSCCSCPDKETVPDNHRNKFKVINVDDDGNELGSGIMELTDTELILYTRKRDSVKWHYLCLRRYGYDSNLFSFESGRRCQTGQGIFAFKCARAEELFNMLQEIMQNNSINVVEEPVVERNNHQTELEAPRTPRTPTTPGFNAQSLPNGYPRYPSFGDASSHPSSRHPSVGSARLPSVGEESTHPLLVAEEQVHTYVNTTGVQEERKNRSSVHAPLESKLSNTETTKVKEDQMCTDDRDAHVLLEPEGVKFVLGPTPVQRQLMEREKLEQLGRDQVSGSSTNNTEWDTGYDSDERRETPSGNKLVYENINRLSIPSASGVRRGRLTSTSTSDTQNINNSAQRRTALLNYENLPSLPPVWESRKLSRDEDDSLGPKTPSLNGYHNNLDPMHNYVNTENVTVPSSAHKIEFPRRRDCTPTVFNFDIRRPSLEHRQLNYIQVDLEGGSDSDNPQTPKTPTTPLPQTPTRRTELYAVIDIERTAAMSSLQKALPRDDGTSRKTRHNSTDLPM comes from the exons ATGGGTAGCTGCTGTAGCTGTCCAGATAAAGAAACTGTCCCAGATAACCATCGAAACAAGTTTAAG GTTATTAATGTGGATGATGATGGTAATGAGCTGGGTTCTGGCATAATGGAACTTACAGATACAGAACTAATTTTGTACACCCGTAAAAGGGACTCCGTAAAATGGCACTACCTCTGTCTCCGTCGCTATGGCTACGACTcaaatcttttctcttttgaaagtGGTAGAAGGTGTCAAACTGGACAAG gaatctttgcttttaaatgtgcCCGTGCAGAAGAGCTATTTAATATGTTGCAAGAGATAATGCAGAATAATAGTATAAATGTGGTAGAAGAACCAGTAGTAGAAAGGAATAACCATCAAACTGAGTTGGAAGCTCCAAGAACCCCTCGAACACCTACCA CTCCTGGGTTCAATGCGCAAAGTTTACCTAATGGCTATCCCAGATATCCGTCTTTTGGAGATGCTTCATCGCATCCTTCCAGCAGGCATCCTTCTGTTGGAAGTGCACGCCTCCCCTCTGTTGGTGAAGAATCAACGCATCCTCTGCTTGTAGCAGAGGAACAA gtGCACACTTATGTCAACACTACTGGCgtacaagaggaaagaaaaaatcgATCAAGTGTGCATGCGCCACTGGAATCAAAgctttcaaacactgaaacaacTAAAGTAAAAGAAGATCAGATGTGTACTGATGACAGAGATGCTCACGTTCTCCTGGAGCCTGAAGGAGTCAAGTTTGTTTTAGGACCAACCCCTGTTCAAAGGCAGttaatggaaagagagaaactgGAGCAACTTGGGAGAGACCAAGTTAgtggcagcagcacaaacaaTACTGAATGGGACACTGGGTACGACAGTGATGAACGTAGAGAAACACCATCTGGTAATAAATTGGTGTACGAAAATATAAATAGGTTATCAATCCCTAGTGCCTCAGGGGTCAGGAGAGGTCGTTTGACATCCACAAGTACCTCAGATACCCAGAACATTAACAACTCTGCTCAGAGGAGAACTGCGCTGTTGAACTATGAGAACTTGCCATCCTTGCCTCCTGTTTGGGAATCCCGCAAGCTGAGTAGAGATGAAGATGACAGTTTAGGACCAAAGACCCCATCTCTGAATGGCTACCACAATAACCTAGATCCAATGCATAATTATGTCAATACAGAGAATGTAACAGTACCATCAAGTGCTCATAAAATAGAATTTCCACGACGTCGGGACTGTACCCCAACCGTCTTTAACTTTGACATTAGACGTCCGAGTTTAGAACACAGGCAGCTCAACTACATACAGGTTGACTTGGAAGGTGGTAGTGACTCCGACAACCCTCAGACTCCCAAAACCCCCACCACTCCACTTCCGCAAACTCCAACCAGGCGCACAGAGCTGTATGCTGTGATAGACATTGAAAGAACTGCTGCTATGTCAAGCCTGCAAAAAGCACTGCCCCGAGATGACGGTACTTCTAGGAAAACTAGACATAACAGTACTGACCTGCCTATGTGA
- the CCT2 gene encoding T-complex protein 1 subunit beta translates to MASISLAPVNIFKAGADEEKAETARLSSFVGAIAIGDLVKSTLGPKGMDKILLSTGRDSTVTVTNDGATILKAIGVDNPAAKVLVDMSKVQDDEVGDGTTSVTVLAAELLREAELLISKKIHPQTIIAGWRAATKASREALLKAAVDHGDDEVKFREDLMNIAGTTLSSKLLTHHKDHFVKLAVEAVLRLKGSGNLEAIHIIKKLGGSLADSYLDEGFLLDKKIGVNQPKRIENAKILIANTGMDTDKIKIFGSRVRVDSTAKVAEIEQAEKEKMKEKVERILKHGINCFINRQLIYNYPEQLFGAAGVMAIEHADFAGVERLALVTGGEIASTFDHPELVKLGSCKLIEEVMIGEDKLIHFSGVAMGEACTIVLRGATQQILDEAERSLHDALCVLAQTVKDTRTVYGGGCSEMLMANAVAELAIRTPGKESVAMESFAKALRMIPTIIADNAGYDSADLVAQLRAAHSEGKTTYGLDMKEGTIGDMAALGVTESFQVKRQVLLSAAEAAEMILRVDDIIKAAPRKRVPDHRPC, encoded by the exons ATG GCGTCCATTTCTCTCGCTCCCGTCAACATTTTCAAGGCAGGtgcagatgaagagaaagcagaaacagcTCGGTTG tCATCCTTTGTTGGTGCAATCGCTATTGGTGACCTGGTCAAGAGCACTCTGGGACCTAAAGGCATG GACAAGATTCTCCTCAGTACTGGGAGGGATAGCACGGTGACAGTGACCAATGATGGTGCAACCATCCTGAAAGCTATTGGAGTTGACAACCCAGCTGCCAAGGTCTTGGTTG ATATGTCAAAGGTTCAAGATGATGAAGTTGGTGATGGAACTACGTCTGTCACAGTGTTGGCAGCTGAGTTGCTGAGG GAGGCAGAGTTACTGATTTCAAAGAAGATTCATCCTCAGACCATCATTGCAGGTTGGAGGGCAGCCACAAAAGCTTCGAGAGAGGCACTCTTGAAAGCAGCTGTGGATCATGG TGATGATGAAGTGAAGTTCCGTGAAGACTTGATGAACATTGCAGGAACAACTCTCTCATCAAAATTACTCACTCATCATAAAGATCACTTTGTCAAGCTGGCTGTAGAAGCTGTTCTTAGATTGAAGGGTTCTGGGAACTTGGAAGCCATCCACATCATTAAGAAGCTTGGTGGAAGTTTGGCTGATTCTTACTTAGATGAGG GCTTTTTGCTTGACAAGAAGATTGGTGTAAACCAGCCAAAAAGAATTGAGAATGCAAAGATTCTCATTGCAAACACTGGTATGGATACAGATAAGATTAAG ATTTTTGGCTCTCGTGTTAGAGTGGACTCTACAGCAAAGGTTGCAGAAATAGaacaggcagaaaaggaaaaaatgaaggagaaagtaGAGCGCATCCTTAAGCATGGAATAAACTGCTTTATTAACAG ACAGCTCATCTACAACTACCCTGAACAGCTTTTTGGGGCTGCTGGTGTCATGGCTATTGAACATGCAGACTTTGCTGGCGTGGAACGTCTGGCTCTCGTTACAG GTGGTGAAATTGCATCAACCTTTGATCACCCCGAGCTAGTAAAGCTAGGAAGCTGCAAGCTGATTGAAGAAGTCATGATTGGAGAAGATAAACTCATTCATTTCTCTGGTGTGGCAATGG GTGAAGCCTGTACCATAGTTCTGCGTGGAGCAACACAACAAATTCTAGATGAAGCTGAGAGGTCTTTGCACGATGCTCTCTGTGTTCTTGCCCAGACTGTGAAGGACACTAGAACTGTTTATGGTGGAG GTTGTTCAGAGATGCTGATGGCTAATGCTGTTGCAGAACTTGCTATCAGAACTCCTGGCAAGGAATCTGTTGCAATGGAGTCCTTTGCTAAGGCTTTACGAATG ATCCCAACAATAATAGCTGATAACGCTGGTTATGACAGTGCGGATTTGGTtgctcagctcagagctgctcacagTGAAGGGAAGACGACTTACGGACTTG atatgaAAGAGGGCACCATTGGAGACATGGCAGCGCTGGGAGTGACAGAAAGTTTCCAAGTCAAGAGACAAGTTCTGCTGAgtgcagctgaagcagcagaaatgattCTTCGTGTAGACGACATCATTAAAGCAGCTCCGAG aaaaCGCGTACCAGACCATCGCCCTTGTTAA